CTATTTTTTGAGTATTTATTGTCCTATTTAAAATTTCGATTGTTTTTTGTAAATGAGATAATTTTTCGCTTTGCTCTCTTAATTTTTTTTCGTTTATAACATATCCTTTTATAAGATAATCTTTTAATATCTTGTTAGCCCATATTCTAAATTGAGTCCCTCTTTTAGACTTTACTCTATATCCGACAGATATAATCACATCTAAGCTATATAATGCAATAGGTTTATCCGAATTAGGAAAGTGCATTTTTTGCACATTGCTTTCCTCCTGTAACTCCTCCTCTTTAAATATATTATTTATATGTCTACCTATAACAGTTCCATCTCTATCAAATAACTCAGCCATCTGCTTTTGAGTTAGCCAAACTGTCTCATTTTCTAAATTTACTTCTAACTCTATTTTTTTATCTTCGCTCTCATATAACTTTATTTCATTTTTCATAAATTTACTCCTTCCTCTAAGCTCTCACAAAACTCTTTAAAACTAGGTAGCTCTTTATCTTTATCAGAGATTATCAACTTTTCATGAAATAAACCATATCTCTCTAGCTCCCAATCGATATTCAGATCCGAATCAAACGGAAAAATTCCAGATTCATGTTGGGGTGCATAGTAGTCACTACAAAGATACTCTATCTCTGTGTTTTCCTTTAAACTCAAAAATCCATGTGCAAATCCCTCTGGTATATAGAGTTGCTTTCTATTCTCCTCACTCAAAATCACTTTATAAATTTCACCAAAAGTTTCACTATCATTTCTCAAATCCACCACAACATCTAAAATCTCACCTTTTAAAACCCTTATAAGTTTTGCTTGAAGTTGAATTTTTTGAAAGTGTAAGCCCCTCAAAACACCAAACCCACTCTTCGAGTAATTTCCCTGTACAAAATTTACATCTATATTATATTTTTCCAAAGTTTTACAGTTAAAAAACTCATAGAAAAATCCTCTTTCATCACTATATATCTTAGGTTCTATCAATACCAATCCTTTTATCATGACCTACTCCTTGTTTCATTTACTAAACTATACTTTTCATCTCTCTTTTTAATTATATCATATTCTAAAATTCTCATCAAAAAAAGAGCTAAGGATTTTTTATCCTCA
The sequence above is drawn from the Cetobacterium sp. ZOR0034 genome and encodes:
- a CDS encoding virulence RhuM family protein, which produces MKNEIKLYESEDKKIELEVNLENETVWLTQKQMAELFDRDGTVIGRHINNIFKEEELQEESNVQKMHFPNSDKPIALYSLDVIISVGYRVKSKRGTQFRIWANKILKDYLIKGYVINEKKLREQSEKLSHLQKTIEILNRTINTQKIELDEAKVVEKR
- the rfbC gene encoding dTDP-4-dehydrorhamnose 3,5-epimerase encodes the protein MIKGLVLIEPKIYSDERGFFYEFFNCKTLEKYNIDVNFVQGNYSKSGFGVLRGLHFQKIQLQAKLIRVLKGEILDVVVDLRNDSETFGEIYKVILSEENRKQLYIPEGFAHGFLSLKENTEIEYLCSDYYAPQHESGIFPFDSDLNIDWELERYGLFHEKLIISDKDKELPSFKEFCESLEEGVNL